A genomic segment from uncultured Alistipes sp. encodes:
- the rlmH gene encoding 23S rRNA (pseudouridine(1915)-N(3))-methyltransferase RlmH, with protein sequence MNIELIVIGKTDSQEIASLVELYARRVNRYCRFAVTTLPDVRNTKSLSIKQQRTAEGEAILRQLTEGDYVTLLDERGAEYRSVEFALWLQKRMNSGVKRLVLVIGGPYGFSDEVYARADAQLSLSRMTFSHQIVRAIFAEQIYRAFTILNNEPYHHE encoded by the coding sequence ATGAACATCGAACTGATCGTCATCGGCAAAACCGATTCGCAGGAGATCGCCTCGCTGGTCGAACTCTACGCCCGACGGGTAAACCGCTACTGCCGCTTCGCCGTGACGACCCTGCCCGACGTGCGCAACACGAAGAGCCTGAGCATCAAGCAACAACGCACGGCCGAAGGCGAAGCCATCCTGCGCCAGCTCACGGAAGGCGACTACGTGACCCTGCTCGACGAACGGGGCGCGGAGTACCGCTCGGTGGAGTTCGCGCTGTGGCTGCAGAAACGGATGAACAGCGGCGTGAAGCGCCTCGTACTGGTGATCGGCGGCCCCTACGGATTCTCCGACGAGGTCTACGCCCGGGCCGATGCGCAGTTGTCGCTTTCGCGCATGACCTTCTCGCACCAGATCGTGCGGGCCATCTTCGCCGAACAGATCTACCGGGCCTTCACGATCCTCAACAACGAACCCTACCACCACGAATGA
- a CDS encoding TonB-dependent receptor, producing MSFRPILLLLLLGLPVPGRGIAADEPDAERADTTITVDRVQVTAIKQGPVLRSTAVASTILGSRAVTRGGISALKEISLAVPNFHAPDYGSRMTSSIYVRGLGARIDQPVIGLNVDNVPLLNKNAFDTELADIERIEVLRGPQSTLYGRNTMGGVVNVYTLSPLTYEGVRALAEYGSGNTLRLRASTYYRPLPDVGCSVTGFYTRSDGFFENEYTHKTCDREWQAGGRWKIQWDNRRGLRLDNTLALARLEQGGYPYAYAGEAIVEGGETILRPGQIAYNDPCSYLRTSISDGLTVRYDAARYSVSSITSYQYTDDAMTLDQDFTPLSYFTLRQAIREHALTEDLVFRSRGRERYGWLFGAFAFYRHQRMDAPVNFKRTGIERLILDNANRMPDLLRYEIDAEELPLSSRFRMPAWGAALYHESRLRLGRWHLTAGLRADFERTQLRYRSRTELNYTLSVNGNAPTPQSISIDDTGDLAHSYLELLPKVSVMYAFDPTRNLYLSVSRGYKAGGFNTQMFSDLLQEKLQAMMISGVAEEDPDRMSYRPEYSWNFEFGGHFSCMEGAVRGDFALFWIEVRDQQLTVFPEGQTTGRMMANAGRTRSRGAELSLQFSPWRDLDLNLNYGYTDARFLRYRSGQEDYAGKRVPYAPEHTFAATATWSRPTGVDWLGDVVLQAGVQGAGTIAWNEENSLTEPFYALLNATVRLEHRRWSIGVWGRNLTGSVYNVFYFKSIEHEFVQRGRPRTFGVTFTLNFQ from the coding sequence ATGTCCTTCCGCCCGATCCTTCTTCTGTTGCTGCTGGGCCTTCCGGTCCCGGGGCGGGGCATTGCCGCCGACGAACCGGACGCGGAACGTGCCGACACGACGATCACGGTCGACCGCGTACAGGTGACGGCCATCAAGCAGGGCCCGGTGCTGCGGTCGACGGCCGTGGCATCGACGATCCTCGGCAGCCGGGCCGTCACGCGCGGAGGCATCTCGGCCCTGAAGGAGATCTCGCTCGCCGTGCCGAACTTCCACGCCCCGGACTACGGGTCGCGCATGACCTCGTCGATCTACGTGCGGGGACTCGGGGCGCGCATCGACCAGCCGGTCATCGGACTGAACGTCGACAACGTACCGCTGCTGAACAAGAACGCCTTCGACACCGAACTGGCCGACATCGAACGCATCGAGGTACTGCGCGGTCCGCAATCGACCCTCTACGGGCGCAACACGATGGGCGGTGTGGTGAATGTCTACACCCTTTCGCCGCTCACCTACGAAGGGGTGCGCGCACTGGCCGAATACGGCAGCGGCAACACGCTGCGCCTCAGGGCCTCGACCTATTACCGCCCGCTGCCCGACGTAGGATGCTCCGTAACGGGCTTCTACACCCGCTCGGACGGCTTTTTCGAGAACGAATACACCCACAAGACCTGCGACCGGGAGTGGCAGGCCGGGGGTCGCTGGAAGATACAGTGGGACAACCGTCGGGGGCTGCGCCTCGACAACACGCTCGCACTCGCGCGGCTCGAACAGGGCGGCTACCCCTACGCCTACGCCGGCGAAGCGATCGTCGAGGGGGGCGAAACGATCCTCCGTCCCGGGCAAATTGCTTACAATGACCCCTGCTCCTATCTCCGCACGTCGATCAGCGACGGGCTCACCGTGCGCTACGACGCCGCGCGGTACAGCGTCTCGTCGATCACCAGCTACCAGTACACCGACGATGCGATGACGCTCGACCAGGACTTTACGCCGCTCTCCTACTTCACGTTGCGTCAGGCCATCCGCGAACACGCCCTGACCGAGGATCTGGTCTTCCGTTCGCGGGGCAGGGAGCGTTACGGATGGCTCTTCGGGGCCTTCGCCTTCTACCGCCACCAGCGGATGGATGCCCCGGTGAACTTCAAACGCACGGGCATCGAGCGGCTGATCCTCGACAATGCCAACCGGATGCCCGACCTGCTCCGCTACGAGATCGACGCCGAGGAGCTGCCGCTTTCGTCGCGGTTCCGGATGCCGGCCTGGGGCGCGGCGCTCTACCACGAATCGCGCCTGCGGCTGGGACGCTGGCACCTGACCGCCGGGCTGCGCGCCGACTTCGAACGCACGCAGCTCCGCTACCGCAGCCGCACAGAGCTGAACTATACGCTCAGCGTCAACGGCAACGCCCCGACCCCCCAAAGCATCTCGATCGACGATACGGGAGATCTGGCGCACTCCTACCTGGAGTTGCTGCCCAAGGTCTCGGTGATGTACGCCTTCGACCCAACGCGCAACCTCTACCTCTCCGTCTCGCGGGGATACAAGGCCGGGGGATTCAACACGCAGATGTTCTCGGACCTGCTGCAGGAGAAACTGCAGGCGATGATGATCTCGGGCGTCGCCGAGGAGGATCCCGACCGGATGTCCTACCGCCCGGAATACAGCTGGAATTTCGAATTCGGAGGCCACTTCTCGTGCATGGAGGGTGCCGTACGGGGCGATTTCGCCCTCTTCTGGATCGAGGTACGCGACCAGCAGCTGACCGTCTTCCCCGAGGGTCAGACCACCGGCCGCATGATGGCCAATGCGGGCCGCACGCGAAGCCGCGGCGCCGAGCTCTCGCTGCAGTTCTCGCCCTGGCGCGACCTGGACCTCAACCTCAACTACGGCTACACCGATGCCAGGTTCCTGCGTTACCGCAGCGGGCAGGAGGACTACGCCGGGAAGCGCGTCCCCTACGCTCCGGAACACACCTTTGCGGCCACGGCGACGTGGAGCCGCCCGACGGGCGTCGACTGGCTGGGCGACGTGGTCCTGCAGGCCGGGGTGCAGGGCGCCGGAACGATCGCCTGGAACGAGGAGAACTCCCTCACGGAACCCTTTTATGCCCTCCTGAACGCCACCGTGCGGCTGGAACACCGCCGCTGGTCGATCGGCGTGTGGGGCCGCAACCTCACGGGATCAGTCTACAACGTATTCTATTTCAAGTCGATAGAACACGAGTTCGTCCAGCGCGGACGACCCCGGACCTTCGGCGTCACATTCACCCTAAACTTTCAATGA
- a CDS encoding glycoside hydrolase family 2 TIM barrel-domain containing protein, with protein MKRTIWTAALAACTLTAAAQIPGLEESTPVPLAEGGRIYRTEVVPYNARHDADARNREAGGYWMAFRPELITESSGDISAFYGAKVEIPFEWTDGRVFLHLENPGAGYSLWLNDRPVGEVNDALTPSEFDLTPYIHQGVNTFRVLMHARRLPIDATGTTRPFFENSYLYYQNKRSIADFEIALVPDSLGRDFGMLDLKIVACNAYNYDEPVTVGYDIYSPQGKLLEFNMTEITIPGRSTDTVRYTPFIYGTYANKWEAGSKNPPLYRVMLFTRRNGVYKEYMPLKIGFGKTEFVDGRLMRLGRELQLVRAEYNAAADRKTTLSELKSLKSKGKNTICPSCPQPAWFYELCDELGLYVIDCAAISAPERRDDRRVGGTPSNDPALVDEYLERVKSMYYRSRNFTCVIAYELGSPSGNGYNMYKAYEWLKSVEKSRPVIYGDAAGEWNSDL; from the coding sequence ATGAAACGAACGATATGGACGGCTGCCCTGGCAGCCTGCACGCTGACGGCTGCGGCCCAGATCCCGGGACTGGAGGAATCCACACCCGTTCCGCTGGCCGAAGGCGGCCGGATCTACCGCACCGAAGTGGTCCCCTACAACGCCCGCCACGACGCCGATGCCCGCAACCGCGAAGCCGGAGGCTACTGGATGGCCTTCCGCCCGGAGCTGATCACCGAATCGTCGGGCGACATTTCGGCATTTTACGGCGCAAAGGTCGAAATCCCCTTCGAGTGGACCGATGGACGGGTCTTCCTGCATCTCGAAAATCCGGGGGCGGGCTACTCGCTCTGGCTCAACGACCGGCCCGTAGGCGAGGTAAACGATGCGCTGACCCCCTCGGAATTCGATCTCACGCCCTACATCCACCAGGGAGTCAACACGTTCCGGGTACTGATGCACGCCCGTCGGCTGCCGATCGACGCAACGGGAACCACACGCCCGTTCTTCGAAAACAGCTACCTCTATTATCAGAACAAGCGTTCGATCGCCGATTTCGAAATCGCCCTCGTACCCGACTCGCTGGGCCGCGACTTCGGAATGCTCGACCTGAAGATCGTCGCCTGCAACGCCTACAACTACGACGAACCCGTCACCGTGGGCTACGACATCTACTCGCCGCAGGGCAAACTGCTCGAATTCAACATGACGGAGATCACCATCCCCGGACGCTCGACCGATACGGTGCGCTACACGCCCTTCATCTACGGCACCTATGCGAACAAGTGGGAGGCCGGGAGCAAAAACCCGCCGCTCTACCGCGTGATGCTCTTCACGCGCCGCAACGGCGTCTACAAGGAGTACATGCCGCTGAAGATCGGATTCGGAAAGACGGAGTTCGTCGACGGGCGGCTCATGCGCCTGGGCAGGGAGTTGCAGCTCGTCCGGGCTGAGTACAATGCCGCCGCGGACCGCAAAACCACCCTTTCGGAGCTCAAGTCCCTGAAGTCCAAGGGCAAAAATACGATCTGTCCGAGCTGCCCGCAACCAGCCTGGTTCTACGAACTGTGCGACGAACTGGGCCTTTACGTCATCGACTGCGCGGCAATTTCGGCGCCGGAGCGGCGCGACGACCGACGTGTGGGCGGCACCCCTTCGAACGACCCGGCCCTGGTCGACGAATATCTCGAACGGGTGAAGTCGATGTACTACCGTTCGCGGAACTTCACCTGCGTCATCGCCTACGAACTGGGATCCCCCTCGGGCAACGGATACAACATGTACAAGGCCTACGAGTGGCTCAAGTCGGTAGAGAAGTCGCGTCCGGTGATCTACGGCGACGCCGCCGGGGAGTGGAACAGCGACCTCTGA
- the asnS gene encoding asparagine--tRNA ligase produces MKTQRIAEILKSGAVDTDIVVKGWVRTKRGNKNVAFIALNDGSCVNNIQVVVDLAKIAEEQLKPITTGACIRVDGRLVASPGAGQGVEVQAGRIEIYGTADPETYPLQKKGHSLEFLRDIAYLRPRTNTFGAVLRIRHAMAYAIHEYFNNHGFYYFHTPIITASDCEGAGAMFQVTTLDLNNLPKTEEGKVDYTQDFFGKSCNLTVSGQLEGELGALSLGRIYTFGPTFRAENSNTPRHASEFWMIEPEAAFYDLEDNMELAEDFLKYLIQYALDHCMEDLEFMNKMWDKGLLDRLKFVLHNDFKRLDYTEGIEILKASGRKFEFPCDWGCDLQSEHERYLVEEHFKRPVILINYPKEIKAFYMKQNDDGKTVRAMDVLFPGIGEIIGGSEREADYEKLNRRVKELGMNERELWWYLDTRRWGSAPHSGFGLGFDRLLLFVTGLTNIRDVQPFPRTPQHADF; encoded by the coding sequence ATGAAAACGCAGAGAATCGCTGAAATCCTGAAATCGGGAGCCGTGGATACCGACATCGTCGTCAAAGGTTGGGTGCGCACCAAGCGCGGGAACAAGAATGTGGCGTTCATCGCCCTGAACGACGGGTCGTGCGTGAACAACATACAGGTCGTGGTCGACCTGGCCAAGATCGCCGAAGAGCAACTCAAACCCATCACCACGGGAGCCTGCATCCGCGTCGACGGACGGCTGGTGGCCTCCCCGGGCGCCGGGCAGGGCGTCGAGGTGCAGGCCGGGCGGATCGAGATCTACGGCACGGCCGATCCCGAGACCTATCCCCTGCAGAAGAAGGGGCACTCGCTGGAGTTCCTGCGTGACATCGCCTACCTGCGTCCCCGGACCAATACCTTCGGAGCCGTGCTGCGCATCCGTCACGCTATGGCCTACGCCATCCACGAGTACTTCAACAACCACGGGTTCTACTATTTCCATACGCCGATCATCACCGCCTCGGACTGCGAAGGCGCCGGGGCGATGTTCCAGGTCACGACCCTCGACCTGAACAACCTCCCGAAGACCGAGGAGGGCAAGGTCGACTATACGCAGGATTTCTTCGGCAAGTCGTGCAACCTGACCGTCTCGGGGCAGCTCGAAGGTGAACTGGGCGCCCTCTCGCTGGGCCGCATCTACACCTTCGGCCCGACGTTCCGCGCCGAGAATTCGAACACCCCGCGCCATGCGTCGGAGTTCTGGATGATCGAGCCCGAGGCCGCGTTCTACGACCTGGAGGATAACATGGAGCTGGCCGAGGATTTCCTGAAGTACCTCATCCAGTACGCTTTGGACCACTGCATGGAGGACCTCGAATTCATGAACAAGATGTGGGACAAGGGCCTGCTCGACCGACTCAAGTTCGTGCTGCACAACGACTTCAAACGCCTTGACTACACCGAGGGCATCGAGATCCTCAAGGCTTCGGGCCGCAAGTTCGAATTCCCCTGCGACTGGGGCTGCGACCTGCAGTCGGAGCACGAACGCTACCTCGTGGAGGAGCACTTCAAGCGCCCGGTGATCCTGATCAACTACCCGAAGGAGATCAAGGCCTTCTACATGAAGCAGAACGACGACGGCAAGACCGTGCGTGCCATGGACGTCCTCTTCCCGGGCATCGGCGAGATCATCGGCGGCTCGGAGCGTGAGGCCGACTACGAGAAGCTGAACCGCCGCGTCAAGGAGCTCGGCATGAACGAACGCGAACTGTGGTGGTATCTCGATACGCGCCGCTGGGGATCGGCGCCCCACTCGGGATTCGGCCTGGGATTCGACCGCCTGCTGCTGTTCGTGACCGGTCTGACGAACATCCGCGACGTCCAGCCCTTCCCGCGCACGCCACAGCACGCCGATTTCTAA
- the nadC gene encoding carboxylating nicotinate-nucleotide diphosphorylase, which yields MKPEYKPFVDELIELCIKEDIGDGDHTSLCCIPADEHGRMRLLCKQEGVIAGIEIAQIVLHRLDPEMRFEQVLNDGDRVKPGDVAFYVSGRLRSLLQAERILLNIMQRMSGVATQTAVYVKQLEGLHTKVLDTRKTTPGMRVLDKMAVKLGGGENHRMGLFDMILLKDNHIDFAGGIRQAITGAREYLKAKGKDLPIECEVRTLEDIDEVFAAGGVDRIMFDNFTPEMTRRAVEKVAGRCETESSGGITLDTLREYAACGVDFISVGALTHQIRSLDMSLKACE from the coding sequence ATGAAACCCGAATACAAACCCTTTGTGGACGAACTGATCGAACTCTGCATCAAGGAGGATATCGGCGACGGCGACCACACGTCGCTCTGCTGCATCCCGGCCGACGAACACGGCCGTATGCGCCTGCTGTGCAAACAGGAGGGCGTGATCGCCGGCATCGAGATCGCGCAGATCGTCCTGCACCGGCTGGATCCCGAAATGCGTTTCGAGCAGGTGCTCAACGACGGAGACCGCGTGAAACCCGGTGACGTGGCCTTCTACGTCTCGGGACGCCTGCGCTCGCTGCTGCAGGCCGAGCGCATCCTGCTGAACATCATGCAGCGCATGAGCGGCGTGGCCACCCAGACCGCCGTCTACGTCAAGCAGCTCGAAGGGCTCCACACCAAGGTTCTCGACACGCGCAAGACCACGCCCGGGATGCGCGTACTGGACAAGATGGCCGTGAAGCTGGGCGGCGGCGAGAACCACCGTATGGGCCTCTTCGACATGATCCTGCTCAAGGACAACCACATCGACTTCGCCGGAGGCATCCGCCAGGCCATTACCGGAGCCCGCGAGTATCTGAAGGCCAAGGGCAAGGATCTGCCGATCGAGTGTGAGGTCCGCACGCTGGAGGACATCGACGAGGTATTTGCCGCAGGAGGTGTCGACCGCATCATGTTCGACAACTTCACACCCGAGATGACGCGCCGGGCCGTCGAAAAGGTCGCCGGGCGCTGTGAAACCGAATCCAGCGGCGGCATCACGCTCGACACGCTGCGCGAATATGCCGCCTGCGGTGTGGACTTCATCTCCGTGGGGGCGCTGACCCACCAGATCCGCTCGCTTGACATGTCGCTCAAGGCCTGCGAATAG
- a CDS encoding LTA synthase family protein codes for MERTIRNQSLPTRLLRTPLGMLVWRLVLLYAVLMLCRITFYLYNAAQLGTLTFAEIGPLLAGALKFDTASVVYADGAFILLSLLPLHVREKRWYRSLLYGYYVAINSLLVVATNLADTVYFRYTQKRFTADEIFFAYNDNSLQLVGKFMAENWYLVLLWALLTALLAWGYRRRVREESLLRSGWPYHVGGSVLLAVAAGLSIAGMRGGMTRMTRPITLSNATLYTPDSGKANLILSNPFCILRTAGSSSSSIKFRKYFSEEELPRLFTPVHQPADTTALNLGERNIVLFILESMSAEHSAHLCPELYAGLPQKGFTPFLDSLMREGLTFRRMYANGTRSIQAMPSVLGSIPSFRTPFVLMPQSLGESRQLPAMLADRGYTTAFFCGSEHGSMGFGAYARSAGVERLVSREEYEARHGTGDFDGYWGIWDEPFLQFMGEELAAMPEPFFATLFTLSSHHPFVVPAQYAATLPDGYTKIHKGVAYDDQAFRRFFERFGAEEWFRRTIFVFVADHVSSEKFAEATRSYPENMHILGFIHTPDGALRGEVTEVTQQLDLMPTLLGLTGNREPYFAFGRDVLNEPQRPRWSVSYDGQFRALTDGGVLTLDDAGNPLGFTPAVFATPATSEGSAPATTATADSPAPASPGISTPAGAVSPAADSLVRSFQALVQQYYGRIAQKNYTIHD; via the coding sequence ATGGAACGAACGATCCGCAATCAAAGCCTGCCGACACGCCTGCTCCGCACCCCGCTGGGGATGCTGGTGTGGCGGCTCGTTCTGCTCTATGCGGTGCTGATGCTCTGCCGCATCACCTTCTACCTCTATAACGCTGCCCAGTTGGGAACGCTGACCTTCGCCGAAATCGGTCCGCTGCTGGCCGGAGCGCTGAAATTCGACACCGCCTCGGTGGTCTACGCCGACGGAGCGTTCATCCTGCTCTCGCTGCTGCCGCTACACGTGCGAGAAAAGCGCTGGTACCGCAGCCTCCTCTATGGCTACTACGTGGCGATCAACTCCCTGCTCGTCGTGGCCACGAACCTCGCCGATACGGTCTACTTCCGCTATACGCAGAAACGCTTCACGGCCGACGAGATCTTCTTCGCCTACAACGACAACTCGCTGCAGCTCGTCGGGAAGTTCATGGCCGAGAACTGGTACCTCGTCCTGCTGTGGGCGCTCCTCACGGCCCTGCTGGCCTGGGGCTACCGCCGCCGGGTGCGCGAAGAGAGCCTGCTGCGCAGCGGCTGGCCCTACCATGTCGGCGGAAGCGTGCTCCTTGCCGTGGCCGCAGGGCTGAGCATCGCCGGAATGCGGGGCGGCATGACGCGCATGACGCGCCCGATCACCCTCTCGAACGCCACGCTCTACACCCCGGACAGCGGCAAGGCCAACCTCATTCTGAGCAACCCGTTCTGCATCCTCCGCACGGCAGGAAGCTCCTCCAGCAGCATAAAATTCCGGAAATACTTCTCCGAGGAGGAGCTTCCGCGGCTCTTCACGCCCGTCCACCAACCGGCGGACACCACGGCGCTGAACCTCGGCGAACGCAATATCGTGCTCTTCATCCTGGAGAGCATGTCGGCCGAACACTCGGCGCACCTCTGCCCGGAGCTCTACGCCGGCCTTCCGCAGAAGGGTTTCACGCCATTCCTCGATTCGCTGATGCGCGAGGGGCTGACCTTCCGCCGGATGTACGCCAACGGCACGCGCTCGATCCAGGCCATGCCTTCGGTCCTGGGAAGCATCCCGTCGTTCCGCACCCCCTTCGTGCTGATGCCGCAGTCGCTCGGCGAGAGCCGCCAGCTGCCCGCCATGCTGGCCGACCGGGGCTACACGACGGCCTTTTTCTGCGGTTCGGAGCACGGTTCGATGGGATTCGGAGCCTACGCCCGCTCGGCGGGCGTCGAGCGGCTCGTAAGCCGTGAGGAGTACGAAGCGCGCCACGGCACGGGGGATTTCGACGGTTACTGGGGCATCTGGGACGAACCCTTCCTGCAATTCATGGGCGAGGAGCTCGCGGCAATGCCCGAACCCTTCTTCGCCACGCTGTTCACCCTCTCGTCGCACCACCCCTTCGTCGTACCCGCGCAGTACGCCGCAACGCTCCCCGACGGCTACACCAAAATCCATAAGGGCGTAGCCTACGACGACCAGGCCTTCCGCCGCTTCTTCGAACGCTTCGGCGCGGAGGAGTGGTTCCGGCGCACGATCTTCGTCTTCGTGGCCGACCACGTCTCATCGGAGAAATTCGCCGAGGCAACCCGCTCCTACCCGGAGAACATGCACATTCTCGGCTTCATCCATACGCCCGACGGCGCCCTGCGGGGCGAAGTGACGGAAGTCACACAGCAGCTCGACCTGATGCCGACGCTGCTGGGACTCACGGGCAACCGCGAGCCCTACTTCGCCTTCGGGCGCGACGTACTGAACGAACCGCAGCGCCCCCGCTGGTCGGTAAGCTACGACGGGCAGTTCCGGGCCCTGACCGACGGAGGGGTCCTTACGCTCGACGATGCGGGGAATCCGCTCGGTTTCACGCCCGCGGTCTTCGCAACCCCGGCAACCTCCGAAGGCTCCGCTCCGGCAACCACGGCAACGGCAGACAGTCCCGCCCCGGCAAGTCCCGGGATTTCCACCCCGGCGGGTGCGGTCTCTCCGGCTGCCGACAGCCTTGTCCGGAGTTTCCAGGCCCTCGTCCAGCAATACTACGGACGCATCGCGCAAAAGAATTACACCATCCATGATTGA
- the rpoN gene encoding RNA polymerase factor sigma-54: protein MAINQKQVLSLQQKLSPQQIQMIKLLELPTVQLEQRIKQEIEDNIVLEEEERSAEDEEQQPQEISVDEYLREDDTPSYKSRINNFSKDDKQRPVYLTEGRSLQEYLVEQLGYRNLSERDMRLAVYLIGSIDEDGYLRRDLESVADDIAFTVGIETSAEELERILGIIHELEPAGIGARDLRECLLLQMAQMPVNTRARCLARKILTSYFDEFVKKHYEKLMARLQVSEEDFREAIAEIRRLSPKPGNLYAEGGTDTTPYIIPDFILDYQDGHFNLSMNSYNVPEVRVNRRYVEMIRDMVGADGKVKEQDREALQFVKSKIDSAKWFISAIKQRHDTLMRTMQTILDYQQEYFKDGDRSKLRPMILKDIADRTGLDVSTISRVVNSKYVQTQFGIILLKSLFSEAMQTDSGEEVSSYEIKNILQQCIDGEDKRHPLTDETLMDILNSKGYRIARRTVAKYREMLGIPVARLRRQI from the coding sequence ATGGCAATCAATCAAAAACAGGTACTTTCGCTTCAGCAGAAGCTCTCTCCGCAGCAGATTCAGATGATCAAGCTGCTGGAGCTGCCCACCGTGCAGCTCGAACAGCGCATCAAGCAGGAGATCGAGGACAACATCGTCCTGGAGGAAGAGGAGCGCTCGGCGGAGGACGAGGAGCAGCAGCCTCAGGAGATCTCCGTGGACGAATATCTGCGTGAGGACGATACTCCCTCGTACAAAAGCCGGATCAACAACTTCTCGAAGGATGACAAGCAGCGCCCGGTCTATCTGACCGAAGGCCGTTCGCTGCAGGAGTACCTCGTGGAGCAACTGGGCTACCGCAACCTCTCGGAGCGCGACATGCGCCTGGCCGTCTACCTGATCGGGAGCATCGACGAGGACGGTTACCTGCGCCGCGATCTGGAGTCCGTGGCCGACGACATTGCCTTTACGGTCGGGATCGAGACCTCGGCCGAAGAGCTGGAACGCATTCTGGGCATCATCCACGAACTCGAACCCGCGGGGATCGGGGCCCGCGACTTGCGAGAGTGCCTGCTGTTGCAGATGGCCCAGATGCCCGTCAACACCCGTGCGCGGTGCCTGGCCCGCAAGATCCTCACCTCCTATTTCGACGAGTTCGTCAAGAAGCACTACGAGAAACTCATGGCGCGCCTGCAGGTCTCGGAGGAGGATTTCCGCGAGGCGATTGCCGAGATCCGGCGTCTGTCGCCCAAACCCGGCAACCTCTACGCCGAAGGGGGTACCGACACTACGCCCTACATCATTCCGGACTTTATCCTCGACTATCAGGACGGCCACTTCAACCTCTCGATGAACTCCTACAACGTCCCCGAAGTGCGGGTGAACCGCCGCTACGTGGAGATGATCCGCGACATGGTGGGGGCCGACGGCAAGGTCAAGGAGCAGGACCGGGAGGCGCTGCAGTTCGTGAAGAGCAAGATCGACTCCGCGAAGTGGTTCATCTCGGCCATCAAGCAGCGTCACGACACGCTGATGCGCACGATGCAGACCATCCTGGACTACCAGCAGGAGTACTTCAAGGACGGCGACCGTTCGAAACTCCGCCCGATGATCCTCAAGGACATCGCCGACCGCACGGGACTCGACGTCTCGACGATTTCGCGCGTGGTCAACAGCAAGTACGTCCAGACGCAGTTCGGGATCATTCTCCTCAAGTCCCTCTTCTCGGAGGCCATGCAGACCGATTCGGGCGAGGAGGTGTCGAGCTACGAGATCAAGAACATTCTCCAGCAGTGCATCGACGGCGAGGACAAGCGCCACCCGCTGACCGACGAAACGCTGATGGATATCCTCAATTCGAAGGGCTACCGCATCGCCCGGCGCACGGTGGCCAAATACCGCGAGATGCTCGGCATCCCGGTGGCGCGTCTGCGCAGGCAGATCTGA